In the genome of Lactobacillus intestinalis, the window GTAGTAAACTTCTGTAAAAGATCGTTTTGGATATTGGCTACTCTGCGATAATTTCTCTGCAATTTGGTTCTCACTGCAAAGTAATTATTGGATTTAGCAGCCAACTTACCGTTAACCTTTCTTTTACGAGCTAGCATTCTTTGATAATGTTTAATCCGCTTATACAGCTTTTGCAATTTAGCAGGCAAAACAATGATTTGCCCCTCGGTATAGTTGAAATGACCAACATTGACATCAATTGCCGTTTTATTATGAGTTTTAGTTTTAGCTAGTATATCTTCTTCATAAGGCAAAGATGCGTAATAACTATCTTTTTCTTTGAAGATGCTTACTACCTTAACTTCATCCATCTTTAAGACTTCATAACTTGCTAGATCAAACCAACTATCTCTTGAAATGCTTCTTGGACGATCAAGGCGGAGCTTCCCGTTCACAATCTTAGCTCTGTCAGTTTTAAAGCCTTGCCTAGGTGCCTTCTTAGATCTAAATCTAGGCTTGCCCCAATCAGGCTGAGCTTTATCAAAGAAATTCTTCCAAGCATTAGCCAAGTCTTTAACAGCTAATTGTAAGCATCGAGCTGACAAATTATATTGCCAGTCGGCTTTATTAGCCACTAATTCATCGCGGACTCTGCGTTCGTTAGGATTGGGATTATCTTTTTTGTTTAATGTATGAGCTTCATACATTAACTGCCAAGTTTCTAAGCCTTTATTCCAGCAGTATCGACGATAATCGCACAAAGTATCAAGATGCTTTTGCATGGTCTTATTAACTTTTAGCTTTACTACTTGTGTTTTAATCATTGCTTCACCTCCTTAAATACAAACATAAGTTTATCTAAAGAGATAAAGCAAAACAAGTAAAAATTTAATTAAAGCTTATTTTCCATGTTTAACTTTCTAAATAAGCTCTATCTTTTGTTTTATCTACAAATTTCTATATTTTTCCATATTTTTGTTAACAGTTAATCAGCTCCTTTAGAATTAAAAATATTTATTCCCATTCTACCATGACCGGGATGCAATTTTAGTCAAAATTCTGGAAGTTAAATCTGAAAACGCTTAGAATTAAAGTGTATTAATTTGAAAAGAAGGTTTGACAATGTCTAGATATCAATCAATAAATCCATATAACGGAGATGTCTTTGCCACTTTTGAAAATCCAACTGACAAAGAAATCGAAGAATCACTTAACTTAGCTCATATGCTTTATAAAAAATGGCGTCATGAAGATCCAAGCACTCGTAGCAAAGAATTGCTTGCTATTGCGGGAGGTTTTCGTGAAAACGAAGACAAAATGGCCCAAATGATGACCTTAGAAATAGGTAAACTTTTCAGCGAAGCCAAAGAAGAAGTTGAGCTTTGTATTCAAATTTGTGAATATTACGCTGTCAATGGTGCAGATATGTTAAAACCACAACCTCTTGAATCAGGTTTAGGAAATGCTTACTACTTAAAGCAACCAACTGGGGTAGTTTTAGCATGTGAACCTTGGAACTTTCCACTTTATCAAGTTATCCGCGTCTTCGCCCCTAACTTCATGGTAGGTAACCCAATCATTTTGAAGCATGCTCACAATGTTCCATCTTCAGCTGCTTTAATGGCTAAAATTATTAAAAGAGCTGGTGCTCCAGAAGGCAGCTTAATCAATCTTTATTTAAGTTATGATCAATTAGCACAAGTTATTCGTGACCCTAGAATTCAAGGCGTAGCTTTAACTGGTTCTGAACGCGGCGGCAGCAGTGTTGCTGAAGAAGCTGGTAAGAACTTAAAGAAATCAACCATGGAACTCGGTGGAAACGATCCATTTATTGTATTAGAGGACGCTGATAAGGATGTTTTACGCAATGTTTTGTCTGACGCGAGAACTTACAATGATGGTCAAGTCTGCACCTCATCTAAGAGAATCATTGTTGTTAAGTCCCGTTACGAAGAAGTCTTACGAGAATTAAAGAGTTTATATGAAGTATTAAAACCAGGCGACCCACTTGATTCATCAACTACTCTTGCTCCAATGAATTCTGAAGGTGCTAAAGAAAAACTAGAAAAGCAAGTTCAAGAAGCAGTTGATCATGGTGCACAAATTTACTACCAACACCCAGAAATCGAATCAACTGGTGCCTTCTTCCCACCAACAATCCTTACCCACATTGGTAAGGACAATCCTGTCTTTGACAAAGAATTGTTCGGCCCAGTAGCTGAAGTTCACTGCGTAGAAGATGAAGATGAAGCTATTAAATTAGCTAATGATTCAAGCTATGGCCTTGGCTCTTCAATCATCAGCAAGAATACTGCTCATGCAGAAAAGTTAGCTGCTAAGATTGAAACTGGCATGACTGTAATTAATGGCCGCTGGGTAACTGCTCCTGAATTACCATTTGGCGGAGTTAAGAAGTCTGGCTATGGCCGTGAATTAGGCAAACTTGGCTTGATGGCCTTTGTCAATGAACACTTGGTAATTGACACTACTTCAGAAAACGAATAATTAAATAATTTATAAAAAAACAAAAAGACAACCTTCACGTGAAGTTGTCTTTTTGTTTATCAAAATTTATTTTTGAATAGTTTATGCATTTTGTGAGTATTCCGCACAGAATAGTACTGTGACTCCCCATTAACAAAACCAATCTTCTTTTCTCTAAAGTTTACTCTATCTACATTCTCTGGATTAATTACACAAGACTGACTTATTTGAACGAGACTTCCATATTTTTCTGGAATTTCTTTTAGGTTTCCAATAAAATATCCCCACCCCGTTGTTTTTATCAACTTTAATTTATGCCCTACAGAAGTTGTAGTTATATAAATTACATCACCTAAATTAATATTTCTTACTTCTTGACCAAACTTATAAGAAAAAGTATTTTTCTTAATAAAATCTGCATTAGAAATAGCTTTAGTTGCACTTTGTAAAGCATAATTTACATCTTTTTGTAGATCACCTACATTACCATTTTTAATAATAAAATCTACAGCACCTAATTTTCTCTTAAAGGTTAAAAATGCCATATCTTGATGACTCGTTATAAAAATCAATTGAGCATTTTTGTCTCTTTTTTTAATAATCTCTGCTAAATCGAGACCATTTTTTTCGTAAAGTTTCTTTCCGATTTCAATATCTAAAAAGTAAATTCCAGACTTAAAAGATACTTTTTCAATAAAATTTATAGCATCATCGTAGTTATTTACAGTTTTAACAATATCAAATTCCAACTTATCTTCATCACTTAAAATAATGCTAGATTTTCGAATACATTCTTTAAGGATATTTACTTGTTCTTGCTCGTCATCGCATATAAAAACTGAATATTTTATTTTTCTATCCTCCCTTAAACTAATTAGTTGGCAAAAGAACTAAACTGAATGTAAACCATTCTCCTTTAGTATCTACATCAACCATAATATTTTCAAAGTACTTATTGGCAATTTCCATGGCATTACTTAAGCCAAGCCCGTTATGGTCGTTCTTAGTAGTAAATCCTGCTTTTAGAATTTGGTCCTTATCCACTTGATCGATTTTATTTCTAATTATGAATTCTAAATTTCCTTCACTTTGATAAAGCATAGCTTCAATTTGTGCATTTTTTAATCCTTCACTAGCTTCTATGGCATTATCAAATGCGATTCCAATGATTCTCACAATATCAAGCTCTTCATCCTTAGAAATAAAAGGAAAGTCAATTATATCCTTTTCACAGCTAAATCTATAAGGAATTTTATCATCATATATTTTAGCTAATTTGGTGATAATAATGCTTTTAATCATGTCGTTATGAATATGATGTACGTCTTTAAACTTAGATAATGTATTCTCATCAAAATGATTTTGACTATACTCATCCAATTGTTTTATCAGTGCTTTAGAATCGTCTTTCTGGGCAGCAATTTTTAAACCATTCAAAATATTGCGGTAATCATGCTTAAATCTACGCAAACGATCTTCATCTTTTTCAAGAGAGGTCGCATAATCCTTTAATTGTTTATTATTCTTTTCTAATTGATGATTTACGTCTTTTAGTTTTTGCTGCTCTGCTTTTTCAAGCAAAGTAGTTTGAAGTTGGAGATTCAGTTTTAAGCTAACAATAGCATAAACTCCTTGAATCACTAGTATTCCCAAAATAGTCAGGGTTTCAATAGTAACTTGCTTTTCCAAAGTAGCAACAATATAAGCTATGGCAGTCGAAATGTATAGATAAAGCAAAGTGTAAAAAATTGTTTTCTTATTTATACCGGAGAATAGCCTATTTAATTTTGAAGAATAATGCCTAATAACTATATATTCTATAATGGGCAACAGCATAGACATGAATTCCACTAGAGCAGTATTGGTAAATGATAAATTTTCACTTATCGTTATAACAAAATCTGAAATTAAACTTAGCATGGCTACTATTATTCCAGCATTAACTAGCAATATTTTATCTTTCACTCGTTTATAAAAAACTATTTCAAACAAACTAGCTTCTATGATAGTAAAAATAAGATCTGTTTGATCCAATTTGATAAAATCTGAAATTGATTCTAATAAGATTACTGTAATGCCCAATCCAATTAAGACAAATCTATCAAAAATACTTTTTACTCTTAGTTTAGTTATATTTAGAAAAATTAATATATCTACCGCAGGGCCTATAAAAAATATATTAATAATTGCAAGTAACATTATTTAAACAATCTTTTTAAAAATTGCATTACTTTATGTTTTTCGGCCGTTTTTTTACTAAAAAAACTAACATACGGATTAAAAAGGCCATTTACTTCAATTAATTTAATTTTTTTCATCGATTTTTCCTTTCCTATACACCAAAAAGCGCAACCCTAGTTACGCTTTTTTTGATTATCTCTTTCATCTACTTCAAATGAAAGATTGTCTTGATATGATTCCAACAAAACAGAGAGAAATTATAATTTTTAGTTCCACCATGACCACGACGTCTTGCTAGACTAACAAAAGGTGTGGTTCCTTGTAAGTTGAGGATATCTTGATTTTCATCATGCATCCCTATTCACCTCCTTTCAGTATAGATAATTTAGCACTATGAATAATGGGTAACCACTGCCCCCAATCATTATCTATTATTCCTTGTAAAGTCAGTAAAACTCCAATTGCACCTGAATCTAAATCCATTGAATTCTTTAACCCATGTCGTCCTGGAACCAGAATTTCATCTTTTTTAATTACTAAATAATTATTCAGAAGATGAATCTTTTTCTGTAACGCATTCGAATAGTCATAATTCTCAGCTGCTAAATCTGCCAGCATTAATCCACAAAAGCCATCAAATATTCCATTCATATAAGTTAATTTAACATCATTAGTAGCTGACAATGATTCAATTAGTTTTCTTCCGTCTTCAATATTTATCCCATCCTTAATGAATTCTAAAATAACAATTTCTAGTCCTGCTGAACCAGAATTTAGATAGGGTAAATAATTAGAGTGCGTTTCATCCATTAAATATAAACCTCGTTCGGTTCTATGCAGCTCGTTTTTGATAAAAAAGTTTACTTTACTTTCTACACTTTTAAATAAGATAGAATCTTGCAAATAGATGGCCACCTTTTCTAAGAAAAGCAATAATCCTAATTTACCATCTAACAATCCTGCTGAAGGACACTCATCATAGTTATCATTTACATTCCTAGCTATCTCTTTTATTTTACGTTGTCGAGCAAATTCAGGTTCTACTTGATTTAAGGCTAATAGTGCTAACCCAATCCCTGCTAATCCATCTTTCAATGATAAACTCGAAATTTGGGAATAATCAATTTGATCGATTATTTTTTTTCCAAGATCTTTATTAATATTAGAATATATTACCGAACCTATTCCAGCAGCTCCAGTGAATAATCCTGAATCTTTCTGGATGCCCTTCCATATCTCAGCTTTATTTTGTTCAAACCAATCCAAAAATTGAGTCCGCGTCCCTTCATTCAAATCCGAAAGAATAAGACCTAATCCCATTCCACCATTCAGAATGTTAAACATCCCTATGGTAGATAAATACTGTGATATATCCCCTTTTAAAATTCTTTCTTGATTAAAATCGAGATTATTTTTAATACCTTGTCTTATTTTTTTAACTGCCTCTTCTAAATTATTAAGATCAAGTGAAAAATAAGCTTTTTGATTTAATGAATAGCTTTCTAAGCTAATCTTTTCATAGCATTCTTTCTTAAATGACATCAAAAATTTATAGACTGCTGGGTCATACTTCTTCAAATTCTGATCTTGATAACTCTCGCTAGTATTATCAGACAACTCATCAATATTGATTATTGGCAAAAAGGCATGCCTAATTGTCTTGTATACCGCAATCCAATCAGCTTCTCCATACGTTTGAACATCAAGATCTACAAACCCAGTAGTTTTTAATCCCGGATTATACTTTTCGGTTTTGTTATTTGCTTGTTCAAAGTCAATCAAAATTACATTTTTATTTTCATTAATTAAAATATTATCTGGTTGTAAATCACCAACTGCTATCCCTCGGCTATGCACATCTTTAATCGCTTTAATTAAATTATGGGCTATCTCTTTGATTATATTTAAATACTCAGAGTTTTCTCCATGAAATGGAAAATTATCCGTAATATAATCTCCCAAATTTTCATATGGTAAATACTCTTCAACCAAATAATTATGAATCCATACAGGAAAGTATTCTTTAAAGTTAACTACATAGGGTGAATTCTGCAGTTTTTTAAGTATATCAGATTCATGCTTAATTCTAGAAAATCCGTCTTCGTAATTAGAATCAATCCCGGCCTGTAATCGACCTTCTTTTAAAACATAATTTTTATTTTGAAATTCTCCTACATATACTCCTCCAGCATTACTGAATTGCAATGCTCCTGTAATGTGGTATTTATCCAATTTTTCTTTATTAGCAATTCGTAGCTGTGAAATATCTTGCTCATCCATTAATGGATCTTCTACAAAATTGGGTTGTTGATAAAAAGGTTGCCTTGAATCTGGGATTAGATTTCCATTCTCATCCCGAATACATAGAATTCCTTGATCGTTTCGTAATTCTGTAAAAGCACCATATCGATAATAAATATTGGTATTTTTATATCTTTTATCTGACAAAATATATGGTCCAATTTCAAAAGAAGCAATTTTCTTAGACACATCATGAACTATCTCTTTAAATTCTTGATCATTTTGCGGATAAATCGTAATAAATTTTCCTGAAGAAACTCTATCAGCTGATTTTGAATTCTTTAAAATCCATTCTTCTTTACCAATCGTGACTTTAAAAGTTACTCCTTTATCAACTAAATATTTAGTTACAGTTTGAAGTAGCTGTTCTATATCTTTATATCCAGCTGAAAGATGAATTTTCCATCCTTGGTCTGGAAGCTTTGCTTTAGAATTTAAAAAATACTGCCAATGTAAATCAGAAAATTGCCGCCAACCTTGTGGAACTTTCACCTTAAATTCATTAGCCTTTTTATTAGGTTCGCTAAAAAAATCTTTATCATTAAGTGTAAAAGGAAGGTAACCTTCTATATTGTATTTCATATTATTCCTCGTTAGATATGAATTGATCATTTACAAATTCCTTATATTTAGGAATTTGATGTAATAGATCTGAATGCTTTCCAACTCCTAAAATTGTATGATTATCCATAAAGTAAATCTTATCTGCATTCACAATTGTCGATAATCGATGTGCAATCACAATCAAAGTCTTTTTCTCCGACAATTTGTCGATTGCCTTTAAAATTTCTGCTTCTGATTCCGGATCTAAATTTGAAGTAGCTTCATCAAAAATAATAAAAGGAGTATTCCTCAAATAAGCGCGCGCAATTTGAATTTTTTGTCGTTGTCCTCCAGATAACTTTTTACCATTTTCTCCAACTTCAAAATCCAATCCATTTGATAATTGACTAATAAACTTTTCCAATCTTGCCAGCTTGATCGCTTCAGCTAATTGCATTTGCGATGGATCATAGCCTAACCCCAAAGTTAAATTATCCTTGATAGTCCCTGAAAAGACGCTATTATCTTGGGTTACTACACTAAATAAAGAACGCCATGCCTTTAAAGAAAAAATTTGAGCATCAATTTTATTCCATAAAACTTCACCGTCAAAAGTATTTTGAAGTCTAGTCAAAATACTAGTTAAGGTAGTTTTTCCGGCTCCAGAAGGTCCCACTATAGCAATTTTTTTGGCTGGCTCAAATAAAACATTTACATCTTTTAGTACTTTGATAGGTGAATCAGTATAATTAAAAAATATATGTTTCATCTTTAAATCAGCCACATGAGGATGCTCAATATTTCTACCTTGAAGACGCTCCTCTTTTTCTTCCATAATCTTATTAATGACCTGGGAAGCACCTTTCGCCTCAGAATAGCTCACATAAAAATTAGCCAAATTATTAATAGGAGTAATAATTTCAAACACGTACATCATAAAGGACGCTAAAATTCCCATAGACAATGTGTGATGAGCTACACGTGAACTTCCGTAAAGAATAATTACCAAAAATGCTAAAAGGGTAAACGAGGTTTGAATAGGCCCTGTAATACTAAAAATCTTATCTACTTTCTTAGATAAGGAGTAAACTTTATCATTTTGCTTTTTAAAATTATTCTCTACTTCAGTTTGAGCATTATATAGTTTAATGATCTTAATATTTTGGATATTTTCAGTTATAACTTGAGATAATTTACTCAAATATTTTTGAATAGAGAAAGAATATTTTTCATTAACTTTCCCTAAAGGATAAGCAATAAGTGATACTAATGTAAACGAAATAATAATTACAAAAGTAAGACGAACGTCTAATATTAGTAAGATCAGTACGCTTCCACATAGAGTAACTATACTAATAATTGCACTGGGCAATTCATTTGTAGTAAATTCTTTGATAATCAAAGAATCATTGATCACTCGGCTTACTAATTCACCGCTTGAAACTTTTTCATAAAATGAAATTGGTAAATTTAATAATTTCTTTTCTAGTTTCGCCCTTATATTTCTTATCCTTTTATCTCCGGAATAACTAATTAAATAAGAGCTAACAGCATTAATGATAGATCCTCCAATTAATAAGAGTATTATTGGCAATAAAGTGGAAATTGAAAATTTGACTTTTGACCCTAGATCAATAAACTGCTGAACAAAAAGTGGCAAAATTAAATTAAATAAGCTTCCAATAACACTTAGCAGAATAGCTATTATTAATAATCTATCTACGGCGAATAAACTAATTTGATTTTCTTTCTTCATAATTAGGCGAATAGAATAGGTGGTAAATAGATATTTCTCATTTTATGTTTTCCATGTTTATTAAAACAGAACACACTAATTCTTTTACTTGTTAATAAAGCTTGAGAAGAAGTTCCATTCACATTCAATTTTTGTAAATTTAATATATTAGAATTTTCCATTTTTTCTTCCTCTAAAAAATATTCCAGCAAATTATTGTTACTCGAGTTCTTGAAGTTCTATGCTTTCTACGCTTTTTTACAAAATATTCTACAGTTGCTTGCGTAGGGTAAGCCTGCATATTTATAATTGAATTCATTTTCTCTTCCTTTTTCTAAAATTTAAACCAATCTGAAAAATCATGAAAGCAAATCAAACTATGTTTAACTTCATTGTTACCATCACTTTGCTTATGATGTTTCTTTTCCTCTCTTTGTTTTTGCAATCCTAAAATTGCGTTTATAATGTTTTCCATTTTCGATCTCCTTCTCATTTGACTTTATCTTGACGATTTCATATTATCACTGGCTTAACTTAATTTACGGAAATAACATAAATGGTTAAAAATCTAACAAATTTGTCGAATTCTAACTCAACTTTTATATCACTGATCAAAAAACAAGCAATGAACCTTCTAAAATAAAGAAGATTTATTGCTTGCTTCAACTACCTTTTCTTAAAATAATTATACCCAGCAAGGCCCGTCGTCAATAAACTCGCTAAAATCAAGAAATATGCCGATGAGCCAATTGAGACTGCATACATCAAAAATTGATTAGTTAATTCGCCAATTACACCATGATTTGATGAATTATTGGAAATCTTAAAGACAATATAAATCAAAAATGCAGTTTCAAGCAGCGACAAAATAAAGGCAAAGAATTGACTATTTTTCGTGTTTTTGAAAATATTGTAAATAATAAAAATTGGGAAAAGAACCAGTAGTAGCCAAAATACATACAAAATAATTGCTGACATAGAAGTATGACTAGAGGAAAGTAGACGATTTGCCAAATTGAGAATTACTTTGGAAAGAGAAAGTTTTTGAGTATAACTTACATCTGCCACAGCTGCTCCTGAACCTGTAAATAGCACAATTAAGCTGATTACAGAAGTTAAAACTACAGAAAGTTGAATGTAGCTAAATTTTGACTTGCTACGCTCTTTTACTTTTTCAACATGCCGATTAACGTGGGGATGGGTTTCAGTGAAATTCTTTCCCTTTTTTCTTACTTTATCCGTGTGCTCTTTAGCAGTATTGACCACATCTGAACCCATTTTATTAATCATTTCAGTTAGCCGTTTATCAGCTGTATATTGCTCAATTTTATCTGCTTTATCACAAACAATAAAGAGCCACACCATCAAAACTAAAAACGATGTCCAACCTAAGGCTCGTGAAAAGCTCATGATTACTAAAAGAACTACTCCTAGTAAGAAAACAATTGTCGCATTACTTCTCACCCAAGCAATCATCTTTTGAATAGTCGTATTTTGTTTTTTCGGTCGAAATTCTTCGCGATATTGTGCACGTTTAGGCTGAGATGAGACACTCTTTTTTTCAGAGTCATCTTCAAAAAAGGTATCACGATACTTTTTTAAATTAAAACCACACTTTGGGCAAATATCATCATCTTTGGTAACGGATTGGCCACAATTTGGACATGTAGTCATAGTAATCCTCCCTTCTCAAAATCAATTTACCTAAATTATATCATTTTCATTCTTAAGGTGTTAGAAGCCATATTTCCCCTTCTCAGCCTTTTTTATTTTAGAAATAAAATTATCGTTTTCACATCTCTTGTCCTCATTATGCGCCACTTTTTATTATTTAAGCAAAAAAATAGAGCAGGTCTCAGACCTACTCTATTAATTTATTTTATTTAGTCATCGAATGCTTGTGTTTTCCTAACTTAAATCCGGAAAATCCTTCATAAGTCAATTTCACACCAGCTGACATTGTAATTGGCATGATAAATACTAAAATAATCAAACCAACAATAACTGTCAATGCAACTTCAATTAAAGTTGGAATACCTGATGGGATAAGAGCAGCAAAAGTACCACCTAAAATAACCGCTGCAGAAATTACTACTGTACCGATAATACCACAAGCCTTAAGGATTCTAGCACTTGGGCTAGTCAGACCCTCAGTTTCCAGCTCACGATATCTCGTCATAAGGAAGATACTATAGTCTACACCTAAAGCAATCAACATAATAAAGCTGAAGAATGGTGTGTTCCAAGTAAGAAGATCTCTTCCAAGAACAAGCTTAACAATCCATTGATTGATTGAAAGTGAGCAGAGGTATGCAATAAGCAAAGTACCCAAGATATATACAGGTTGAAGTAATGAACGAGTTACGAACATTAAGGCAATACCAATACCAATCAACATAATTGCAGCAGTTCTGATAAAGTCACCACTTGCAACATTCTTGGTATCTTCGATCTTAGAACTTTGTCCACCCATTGCAACCGTAGCATTCTTGAGTTTAGTACCTTGTAATGACTTCTTAGCCATTGCACTAAGTTCTTGTGAACGAGCCGTAGCTTCAGGAGCACTTGGGTTTGAATTGAAGACAACAATTAACATTGCTGACTTCTTATTTGGACTCAAGTAAACATCAATTGACTTTTGGAACATTGCGTTATTAATGAATTCCTTAGGGATGTAGAACGTATCTGCTGCAGCAGATGAGCCGAGACCTCTTAAGTAAGCTTCTCCTTGACCTAAACCACTGTTAACACGATCAATTCCTGAGGTAAGTTGTGGCGTACTGTCAGCTAAACGTCCTGCACCTCTACTCAATTGACTTGCACCGCTGTTAAGTTGACCGATACCGTTACTCAACTGCTCAGCACCACTTGCACCTTGTGCAAGACCTGAGTTTAGTTGACCGGCACCTGAACTTAAACTGCCAAGACCGCTGTAAAGTTGACCTGCGCCTGAGTTTAAACGACTTGCACCTGAGCTCAAACTACCAAGGCCGTTGTAAAGTTGACCTGCGCCTGAGTTTAGACGATTTGCACCTGAACTTAAACTGCCAAGCCCTGTATTAAGTGTACCGATACCTGAATTTAATTGAGCAGCGCCTGAGTTCAAACGACTTGCACCTAAACTCAAACTACCCAGACCGTTGTAAAGCTGACCTGCGCCTGAGTTCAATGAAGCAACTCCACTGTTCAAACGGTTTGCACCAGCAACACCTTGAGTCACAGCACCTTGAACTTGTGATAAACCAGAATTCAATTGGTTAAGGGCAGTTACTGCACCTGGAATTGCTTGATTAGAAGCAGCAGCTAAAGCATTAACTTGTGTCTTCAAAGCTTGAATTTGATTCAAAGTATTACTTTGTTGCATTGCTTGCATAGAACTTTGAAGTCCTTGAGCTGCAGAATTTGCTTCAGCAAGAGTACTTTGAAGTTCACCACTTGAAGATGAACCACTATTACCACTAAGAGCTTGTTTTACTGCCGAGCTTGCTGCACTAGCACCAGCTTGAGCAGCAGCGGCCTTTTCTTCATCAGTTGCTTTAGAGTTACTCAAAGCTCCTTCAACAGCTTTTTGAACAGCGCCAGAAATTGCACTTTCAGCAGCAGAAGCATTAGTGTTAGAAGAACTACCAGCACTACCGGCTAAGCTTTGCAACTTACTTAAACTACTTTGAAGTCTAGCAGCATCCCTTTGAACACTTGCTAAACCATTAGTAGTTGCACTTGTATCAACTGCACCATTTAAAGCAGTATTCAAAGCTTGAATACCATTATTAATTTGTGGAAGTGCAGATTGTAATTGTGCAAGTTGAGCACGATTTGAGCCATTCAATTGGGTTGACAATTGATTATTTAATTGATTCAAGCCATTTACTAATTCTTGCGTACCATTTTGTAAACTTTGGGTACCATTTCTTAAATTACCAGCACCATTTTGCAAACGGGCAGCTCCGCTTTGAAGGCTACTTGCACCGTTTTGAAGAGCTAAAGTACCACTAGCTAATCTACCAGCACCAGCTTGAA includes:
- a CDS encoding LytR/AlgR family response regulator transcription factor, whose translation is MSLREDRKIKYSVFICDDEQEQVNILKECIRKSSIILSDEDKLEFDIVKTVNNYDDAINFIEKVSFKSGIYFLDIEIGKKLYEKNGLDLAEIIKKRDKNAQLIFITSHQDMAFLTFKRKLGAVDFIIKNGNVGDLQKDVNYALQSATKAISNADFIKKNTFSYKFGQEVRNINLGDVIYITTTSVGHKLKLIKTTGWGYFIGNLKEIPEKYGSLVQISQSCVINPENVDRVNFREKKIGFVNGESQYYSVRNTHKMHKLFKNKF
- a CDS encoding sensor histidine kinase, encoding MLLAIINIFFIGPAVDILIFLNITKLRVKSIFDRFVLIGLGITVILLESISDFIKLDQTDLIFTIIEASLFEIVFYKRVKDKILLVNAGIIVAMLSLISDFVITISENLSFTNTALVEFMSMLLPIIEYIVIRHYSSKLNRLFSGINKKTIFYTLLYLYISTAIAYIVATLEKQVTIETLTILGILVIQGVYAIVSLKLNLQLQTTLLEKAEQQKLKDVNHQLEKNNKQLKDYATSLEKDEDRLRRFKHDYRNILNGLKIAAQKDDSKALIKQLDEYSQNHFDENTLSKFKDVHHIHNDMIKSIIITKLAKIYDDKIPYRFSCEKDIIDFPFISKDEELDIVRIIGIAFDNAIEASEGLKNAQIEAMLYQSEGNLEFIIRNKIDQVDKDQILKAGFTTKNDHNGLGLSNAMEIANKYFENIMVDVDTKGEWFTFSLVLLPTN
- a CDS encoding NAD-dependent succinate-semialdehyde dehydrogenase; translated protein: MSRYQSINPYNGDVFATFENPTDKEIEESLNLAHMLYKKWRHEDPSTRSKELLAIAGGFRENEDKMAQMMTLEIGKLFSEAKEEVELCIQICEYYAVNGADMLKPQPLESGLGNAYYLKQPTGVVLACEPWNFPLYQVIRVFAPNFMVGNPIILKHAHNVPSSAALMAKIIKRAGAPEGSLINLYLSYDQLAQVIRDPRIQGVALTGSERGGSSVAEEAGKNLKKSTMELGGNDPFIVLEDADKDVLRNVLSDARTYNDGQVCTSSKRIIVVKSRYEEVLRELKSLYEVLKPGDPLDSSTTLAPMNSEGAKEKLEKQVQEAVDHGAQIYYQHPEIESTGAFFPPTILTHIGKDNPVFDKELFGPVAEVHCVEDEDEAIKLANDSSYGLGSSIISKNTAHAEKLAAKIETGMTVINGRWVTAPELPFGGVKKSGYGRELGKLGLMAFVNEHLVIDTTSENE
- the lanKC gene encoding class III lanthionine synthetase LanKC produces the protein MKYNIEGYLPFTLNDKDFFSEPNKKANEFKVKVPQGWRQFSDLHWQYFLNSKAKLPDQGWKIHLSAGYKDIEQLLQTVTKYLVDKGVTFKVTIGKEEWILKNSKSADRVSSGKFITIYPQNDQEFKEIVHDVSKKIASFEIGPYILSDKRYKNTNIYYRYGAFTELRNDQGILCIRDENGNLIPDSRQPFYQQPNFVEDPLMDEQDISQLRIANKEKLDKYHITGALQFSNAGGVYVGEFQNKNYVLKEGRLQAGIDSNYEDGFSRIKHESDILKKLQNSPYVVNFKEYFPVWIHNYLVEEYLPYENLGDYITDNFPFHGENSEYLNIIKEIAHNLIKAIKDVHSRGIAVGDLQPDNILINENKNVILIDFEQANNKTEKYNPGLKTTGFVDLDVQTYGEADWIAVYKTIRHAFLPIINIDELSDNTSESYQDQNLKKYDPAVYKFLMSFKKECYEKISLESYSLNQKAYFSLDLNNLEEAVKKIRQGIKNNLDFNQERILKGDISQYLSTIGMFNILNGGMGLGLILSDLNEGTRTQFLDWFEQNKAEIWKGIQKDSGLFTGAAGIGSVIYSNINKDLGKKIIDQIDYSQISSLSLKDGLAGIGLALLALNQVEPEFARQRKIKEIARNVNDNYDECPSAGLLDGKLGLLLFLEKVAIYLQDSILFKSVESKVNFFIKNELHRTERGLYLMDETHSNYLPYLNSGSAGLEIVILEFIKDGINIEDGRKLIESLSATNDVKLTYMNGIFDGFCGLMLADLAAENYDYSNALQKKIHLLNNYLVIKKDEILVPGRHGLKNSMDLDSGAIGVLLTLQGIIDNDWGQWLPIIHSAKLSILKGGE
- a CDS encoding RNA-guided endonuclease InsQ/TnpB family protein → MIKTQVVKLKVNKTMQKHLDTLCDYRRYCWNKGLETWQLMYEAHTLNKKDNPNPNERRVRDELVANKADWQYNLSARCLQLAVKDLANAWKNFFDKAQPDWGKPRFRSKKAPRQGFKTDRAKIVNGKLRLDRPRSISRDSWFDLASYEVLKMDEVKVVSIFKEKDSYYASLPYEEDILAKTKTHNKTAIDVNVGHFNYTEGQIIVLPAKLQKLYKRIKHYQRMLARKRKVNGKLAAKSNNYFAVRTKLQRNYRRVANIQNDLLQKFTTKLVNDYDQIVIEDLAIKQMMMTHVASKGMQRSLFGKFRQILTYKCDWYGKELILAEKTYPSTQRCAQCGYVKKGDEKITLQGNKKHGTKHNEYICYECGYSNDRDENAVLNLLALAN